Genomic DNA from Fragaria vesca subsp. vesca unplaced genomic scaffold, FraVesHawaii_1.0 scf0513057, whole genome shotgun sequence:
AAACAAAAATTTAGATaacatattattcacataatcattaatcatacatacaaagacaaagagatatatatatatatatatatatatatctttaaaaattatacacacaagttagatatatatacaaacataatactatatagttttcatgcatatataatattatacgtacgtacaaacatattatacacacatatctagtaattatattaagcATACAAGTAAgcattgtcacatcccgacccttaaatttttaccttatttactagcttaattttaataagaattttaccatctccgtcattgaggaaatagtttaattggtccctagaggggtttcggggacgattatatgCGGAGGATttttcgtaggagaaaattatgacgacggtaaaaatggtaaaattttagctagtaaaaggtaatttttattagggtattattttggggtgtaatgTTTTTTAGTGGAGTTGGGTATATTATAGgcttggaccggtttgggtggaggcccaaaacccactcttctcttctctctttttcttcccggttTTCCTCTCCCCCGAGTCCACCCGCTGCCCAACATTCCGACCgctcgtccgccgccgtccggccgcctggGATtaccgcaccggtcccgttcggttgccctccgacccagcttccattctaggccggtgatagccgccctagcgccgccgtgaaggagcgctCTCCCCCGAAAGGTGCGACTGTCGTGTTGCTTcactcgccggaactccctcctccggccaccaatccgggcaagcttggtatggttttgtaggtctccaacccagctaccttgccctaaaaggactcactccggttcgcttcaggtaagaagaaatttgagggccttttgtgttgttttgctcgattgacctagttaggcttggaattggtgtttgtgctagttaggaatgttgtagagggagttgagaggaagatgctgttaaaatttggtgggcattggaggtcgcccgaatcggcctccggccgccgctgccgacGGGGCTGGCGCCGGCGCctgttgggagattttaatgtttttaaatgtggaatattaagaggagtgtattgatgtaaattatggaattttcggatgagttttgaataggtttgtgattttccgaagtttggtatttttagcggttaattaatgtagaatccggccgtaggatttaagtcgttgttctggggaggttgtaattacggctgccgtttatggtattaaagttggatcGTTTCATTTTAGGAaaggcgaagttgggcaaggatgagcGTACGTGGTTGcggctcatatttaattttgcctattttgtttaaatattggattttagttgggaatttaattatatatttgtgccagggttcgagaaAACCTCATtagagtggcgatttggatttcgtcgggcttatgcctagagttgtgagtggacctttgttttaattgaaaagcatgcgatgaaataatttgttgattatttatttttcttctgatGAGACTTTCTgatttctcggatatttggcaattttcctcctttggagagttcctggaaatgagattttcggtggatatattTGTTGGATGTTTAtgtgagtatagtatgtatatataaatgctagctagccatacatGTTTgatccgtcataatgaggtaaaatatcattatggcgtgacgtgagtgttaaacacaagcgtagtagccctatatgaaaactattttcttatttggtttatttaggttttcatatagggagtccacatgtatatacactcgtgctttttccgccatactgaggtacaattccattatggtgtgacgtgagcgttagacgcaagcgtagtagccttgtatgaatttctatttttctaatttgttcttagaattcatacaaggagtctgacgagtgtaaatacatacacttatatatgtttatatatagtttagcctgagtggctgtatttctttgagttatggagactagccggagctagtcatgaaattgccagtttttgtgttgagcgcttttgagctgtcgtatgcagtatattttctttggaaattaaaatggggaagcataaatatttttattaatttatttttgtccactcactctaacgttgttAAGTGTTTTCCCCTGGCCcttttcgttttaaaaatgtccAGCTTGCATGTTAGCTTAGTCGAAGTCGAGCGTACAtagagatgaggcatagtcatcatatagcttccgcttgttaatttattttgtttcctttcttcctgttagagttgctctgaacctataaatggttggatgtgagatttgtttagattagtaaattttgggtggtgttgtgatttgcgGAGCAcaaaggctccaggagtagaggattataaatggattcttttgaagtgcatgcaaatattattaggaagggttgtccattttcaagggaggttatgccgatttttcggtaaattttccttggaggtggtccctgcacgacttactcccggtttcagggtgaaattcggggtgggtcgtgtcaaacAATCCATCAAAATTAGATCGGCAAGTCGCCGAAAGTTCGCAGAAAATAtgcctaaaagaagaaagtagatatattaattaaagtagttacatatataccaattagctaagagatcgagatcgagaTCGAGGCGCGCAGCTCTTTAAGATCGATCAACTTCATGAAGAAAAACTTCCAAAACTAGATTTAGATTGGATGAATATTCCAATGAGGGGGAGGGGAGCTAGACCATGCCTTTCTTCTGCGGTCTCTTCTGGGCGAAAGGTGTATAAATGGATGATGTGtaaacttagccgacggaatattccgtcgcctaagagaaAAGGATTTGGAAAAATATTCGTTCTGCTTTGTGTcaggcaataattcaaaatcataggcgacggaatattccgtcgcctaagagaaAAGGCTTCGGAAAAAATATTCGTTCGGCTTTGTGTcaggcaataattcaaaatcttaggcgacggaacaattcgtcgcctaagaaaagaaaattcgtCTCCCAAGTACATCCTAACCGACAGAAACgtcttcgtcgcccaagaaaATTTCGGACGACGAAAAACTGTTCGTCGTATAAGAGTGATATACTGACGGAACAATATTCGTCGCCCTAGAAaatcttagacgacgaaatCATACCGACGGAAGGTATTCGTCGCCTAGGGTTACTAAGGCGACGGAACCTGGACGACGAATGGTGTTTTGTCGTGTAGGAAAATCCTAGTCAACGGAACACGTGTACAGTtattttccgtcgcctaggatATCTTAGACGACGGATGCGGCATCCTAGACGACGGTTCCTCTTCCGTCGGTGAAGAgttacttagccgacggaattatactaatttcgtcagctaagttGATACTTCCTGTAGACGTCATTGGGTCTTATGTCTGATTCGATTGAAAGTTGAGTCGTTGCTAGAGTATAGAATGTTATATGCTTTCTAGTTGTCATATCCACCTTTTTGGATGTAGCtttgaggttgtttttttcaattcttagaCGTAGTTTGATTTAGCATAGCTATGCATTTGTATGGTCTTCGGACTATTCATGTTTGACCTTTTGGTCGTCATGATCTTTGATCTATGgatatttctctttttccctcaaaaaaaaatattcttctaccaaaaaccaaccctcaatttcttttttctttttgcgtATAGAttaaggaaaattcaaaatatattgttACCTCACTCCTACAATACTACATACGTAAATGATGGTATGAAAGCGGTGGAACTATTGTATCTTTGAGATCAAATGATTAATAATTTGTTGGCGTAATGTACTCTTGCATTGAAGTTGTAATCTACTCAGCTCCACAGTTTTGTGAAATCATCGAGTAATGAAGTTTAATTAAGTCGGTTTGACATTTTGGTTGCCCAAAATTCATCATCGACAATCGTAGATTGAATCAAATGAACTCCAAACAAATGCGTAAATTACATAGTAGTAATCATTTTAATGAATTCCTACTTATCCACAATGTAAGCGATGTTGCCGTAAGCGATGTTGCCTAGACTGTGTCCAACGGTCCAACAACCAAGTCTCTTCGCATCGATGAACTCATGAAATACGAAATCATGAAATACGAGCTTACCAAATCATCCAACATttcaaaatgtgaaatatggattggaaattaaaaattgcttccaaaacaaaaacgaaaaaaaaaaacaaaaaaagtctAAACTAAAGCTTAAACCCTACCAAAAACCCTCGCGACATTTGGACCCAAAGAGTGCCGGAAACCAAAGAGCAGGGAAATCAAATGCCTCTCTTCCACATCCCCTCCCGCTCCGTCCTCAaaccccaccaccaccaccgccacatCATCCGTCGAACCTTCATCGACACCACCACCATAAACTGGGTCCGCGACCGCGGCCTCGACCACGTAGTCGAGCGGGAGAAAAACCTCCGGCCAATAATCAACATCAAAAACCTAATCAAATCAGAGCCCTCCAAATCCCTCCCCATTTCCATCCTCACCAAATCCCGCCACTCCCTCCAAATCCCCACCCGCCCCGTCAACTTCGTCCGCCAATTCCCCTCCATTTTCGAGGAGTTCCTCCCCGGCGGCATCCCCGGAGGCATCGCCTCCGTCCAGCCCCACCTCCGCCTCACCCCGCAGCTCCTCGACATCGACTCCAAGGAGCATCTCATGTACCAGAGCCACTCCTACACCCACCAGGCCGCCGATCGCCTCTTCAAGATGCTCATGCTCGTCCGCTGTAACAGACTGCCGCTCAATCTCATCGAGCTTTTCAAATGGGATTTGGGGCTCCCTGAGGACTATGTGGAGACCATCGTGCCGGAGTTTCCGGATTACTTCAAGGTTGCAGTCGGGAAATACGGGCTGCTGGAGCTGGAGATGGTGTGCTGGAGTGATGAGCTGGCCACTTCGgttatggagaagaagaacaaagcgGCCAAGGGGATGCCTGTTGCGTTTCCTATGCAGTTTTCGAGAGGGTTTGAGATGgataagaagatgaagaagtggATTGATGAGTGGCAGAAGCTGCCGTATGTGTCTCCTTATGAGAATGCAGCTCATCTTTCTTCTCAGAGTGACGAATCGGATAAGTGGGCCGTTGCGGTTTTGCATGAGCTGCTGCATATTCTGGTGCCCAAGAAGACTGATAGGGAGAATATTCTGGCTCTCGGTGAGTATTTGGGGATTCGGTCGAGGTTTAAGAGGGCATTGCTTCACCATCCGGGGATATTGCATGTTTCAAGCAAGAACCGGACTTATACGGTTGTATTGAGAGAAGGGTATAAGAGGGGTGCTATTATTGAGAATCATCCGCTGATGGATATAAGAAACGAGTATATTCACCTCATGAATGCTGTGAAGGAAGATGGTAAAGGGGTAAGTCCTagggagaagaggaagaggaagaagggaGTTGAAGATCCTATAAGAGAAGATATAGACGAGGACGATGatgaaaatgaggaagaggaagggtACTTGTGTGACTCATCTGATGCTGAagttgagcatgatgaggtTGACAGTGAAGacaatgaagaagaggatgaagacgatgatgaggatgaagaagagagtATGAGCAACATTTGGATGAATGATGCTAATACTAGAGGAAGAAGAGCTAGGAAATCTAATTTTGATGTCATGACACCTT
This window encodes:
- the LOC101292763 gene encoding uncharacterized protein LOC101292763; this translates as MPLFHIPSRSVLKPHHHHRHIIRRTFIDTTTINWVRDRGLDHVVEREKNLRPIINIKNLIKSEPSKSLPISILTKSRHSLQIPTRPVNFVRQFPSIFEEFLPGGIPGGIASVQPHLRLTPQLLDIDSKEHLMYQSHSYTHQAADRLFKMLMLVRCNRLPLNLIELFKWDLGLPEDYVETIVPEFPDYFKVAVGKYGLLELEMVCWSDELATSVMEKKNKAAKGMPVAFPMQFSRGFEMDKKMKKWIDEWQKLPYVSPYENAAHLSSQSDESDKWAVAVLHELLHILVPKKTDRENILALGEYLGIRSRFKRALLHHPGILHVSSKNRTYTVVLREGYKRGAIIENHPLMDIRNEYIHLMNAVKEDGKGVSPREKRKRKKGVEDPIREDIDEDDDENEEEEGYLCDSSDAEVEHDEVDSEDNEEEDEDDDEDEEESMSNIWMNDANTRGRRARKSNFDVMTPSRNAGRGSSGQKRAWKSDNAERGGSGGQYPGRRGERVSPDTSRTTQSDVRHNVRQNTTEGSNLSRSRVRSSPDKKTYI